The DNA segment TCGGCGCCGACCTCGGCCAGGAAGCTGCGCAGCAGCTCGAAGACCCGGTCGAACACCTTGTCGTCGACCCAGTCGGGCACCCAGGACGGCGACGCGTCGCCCAGCCGGGTGCGGAAGACCAGCCGGTTGTCGGCGAGGAACTCGGCCAGCCCGGACAGCCCGGCGGAGAGGACCTCCTGGTGCCGGTCGCCGTCGACGGCGAGCTCGAGCACCCGGGCCAGCCCCGGCGCGGCGGGCGTCTCACGCAGCTTGCGGTCGACGAAGGCGGAGACCGTCTGCTGCACCTCGTCGTCGGCGATGAGGTCGCTCAGCGCGCCGAGGGCCGCACCGGCGTCGCCGGCCAGCCGCTCGGCCCGGCCGGGGGCGGCCAGGAACGCACCCAGCTTGCCGGGGACGTCGACGGCGTCCAGCCGCTCCTCGACCACGCGCCGGGTCAGGAAGTTCTCCTGCACGAAGGTGCCCAGGCTGGTGCCGATCTGGTCCTTCTTGCGCGGGATGATCGCGGTGTGCGGGATCGGCAGCCCCATCGGGTGCCGGAAGAGCGCGGTGACGGCGAACCAGTCGGCCAGCGCGCCGACCATCGACGCCTCGGCGGTCGCCCGCACGTAGCCGACCCAGGCGCCGGCGTCGTCCCCGACCAGCACGCACACCAGGAAGACCGCCGCGGCCAGCAGGAACAGGCCGGTGGCCAGCCGCTTCATCTTCGTCAGGTCGCGGGCGCGCTGCGGGTCGTCGAGCGCGCCGGTGAGCGGGACGGTCAGCTGGTGGCTGGGCAGCTGCGGGCTCGGCACCCGACCGAGCCTAGGTGGTCACCACGCACGACGACCCCGGGGCCGCGGGGGCGGCACCGGGGTCGTCGGTCGGGGGCGGCTACTTCGAGGCGGCGTCCAGGGTGACGTCGACCTTCGAGGTGTCCGAGCCGCGGCGGATGGTCAGGGTGACCGTGTCGCCGGGCTGCGCGCTGCGGACGGCGGCGGTCAGCTCGGTGGAGCTGGTGACCGTCCGGTCGCCGACCGCGGTGATCACGTCGCCGGCCTCGAGCCCGGCGTCGGCGGCAGGGGAGCCGTCCTGCACCGAGACCAGCTGGGCGCCGGTGCCGACCGCCGCCTCGGCGTTGTCCGCGGCGGTGGTGGCGTTCACGCCGAGCAGGGCGTGGGTGGCCGACCCGGTGTCGATGATCTCCTCGGCGATCCGCTTGGCGGTGTTGGCCGGGATCGCGAAGCCGACGCCGATGTTCCCGCTCTGGCTCGCCTCCTGACCGGGCAGGTCGGAGCTGGCGACGGTGGCGATGGCGCTGTTGATGCCGATCACCTGGCCCTTCGCGTCGACCAGCGCACCGCCGGAGTTGCCGGGGTTGATCGCCGCGTCGGTCTGCAGCGCGTCGAT comes from the Modestobacter italicus genome and includes:
- a CDS encoding DUF445 domain-containing protein, with product MPSPQLPSHQLTVPLTGALDDPQRARDLTKMKRLATGLFLLAAAVFLVCVLVGDDAGAWVGYVRATAEASMVGALADWFAVTALFRHPMGLPIPHTAIIPRKKDQIGTSLGTFVQENFLTRRVVEERLDAVDVPGKLGAFLAAPGRAERLAGDAGAALGALSDLIADDEVQQTVSAFVDRKLRETPAAPGLARVLELAVDGDRHQEVLSAGLSGLAEFLADNRLVFRTRLGDASPSWVPDWVDDKVFDRVFELLRSFLAEVGADPEHPVRQVYDRRLRAYVHKLRTDPEAAARVEQFKAEVLEHPAVRTWSGSLWTTAKASVLTAAADPDSQLRARMVSVIRSGARLLTEDPTVRELVQREARRGAGWAVERFAGDAAELVGTTVARWDTEETSRRIELQVGRDLQWIRVNGTVVGGLAGLVIYTIAQLLS